One genomic window of Leptospira paudalimensis includes the following:
- a CDS encoding serine hydrolase domain-containing protein, translating into MKSKKEKKIHSVQTKENQSQEKTPSFPSQIQNPIHDLYFPFRILFVFLFFLLLQCQSNGDSKTISYFQNKEKTKADIQSKWETLAPSGIKSLTYMVMMGDGEVYQSQIGASSDSKIERFKIGSITKLFTGIAILQLQESGKLKLDDPASKFLPELNFVKPKKEGYREITIRDLLTHQSGLPSDLANGFFLSPDSKEDEIYRSFRSLPKTLAGLERNEPGKIHSYSNLSFGLLGNIIERVSGESIESYFRAHLFEKAGMKHTTLMENLDGSELITGYSGIFWKSKTVRPVIRDLTAGSISTTANDMGLFMKAFFRSKENKGLLTSVSFDEFHKTQIGPVANFEMKLGLPVMKTSYQADGKTIWFYGHSGSLPPFFADLVYDPNTEIVSFVAGNTLGLQTGKLKSTNTQVMQVLWEEKMGIQPEPSPPPMLGNKGALPEEEGIYISPMGIHEYKKGNPPTLSLMGFDVGLIEKENRYGIDLRVLFGLIKINDPSINEIRVEFESWEGNSIFTLYSKDLPKGVAGIGVKFKPDYRYPDSNFFGTFVTKEPYAIIPKLKLEKDKRGFPLLTIYYSLGGMENTVQVPCQWEGDNTLRILGYGRNLGERLTLESKEGKPFIQYSGGEYQKD; encoded by the coding sequence ATGAAATCGAAGAAAGAAAAAAAGATTCATTCCGTTCAAACGAAAGAAAACCAATCTCAAGAAAAAACTCCTTCTTTTCCCTCTCAAATCCAAAATCCAATTCATGATTTATACTTTCCGTTCCGTATTCTCTTTGTGTTTCTTTTTTTCCTTCTTCTCCAATGCCAATCCAATGGGGATTCGAAAACAATTTCGTATTTCCAAAACAAAGAAAAAACAAAAGCCGATATCCAATCAAAATGGGAAACACTGGCTCCCTCAGGGATCAAATCACTTACGTATATGGTAATGATGGGAGATGGAGAGGTCTACCAATCTCAGATCGGGGCAAGTTCCGATTCCAAAATCGAACGATTTAAAATAGGGAGCATCACAAAACTTTTTACAGGAATTGCCATCTTACAATTACAAGAATCCGGTAAACTGAAGTTAGATGACCCTGCTTCTAAGTTTTTACCTGAATTGAATTTCGTGAAACCGAAAAAAGAAGGGTATCGTGAGATCACCATTCGTGATTTACTCACCCACCAATCTGGTTTACCTTCTGATTTGGCGAATGGTTTTTTCCTTTCTCCCGATTCAAAAGAAGATGAGATTTATCGTTCCTTTCGTTCATTACCAAAAACACTTGCAGGACTGGAACGAAACGAACCTGGAAAAATCCATTCCTATTCCAATTTAAGTTTTGGGTTACTGGGAAATATCATTGAACGGGTGTCAGGTGAATCAATCGAATCTTACTTTCGTGCCCATCTATTCGAAAAAGCGGGAATGAAACATACAACCCTAATGGAAAATTTAGATGGATCAGAACTCATTACGGGTTATTCTGGTATTTTTTGGAAATCGAAGACCGTTCGGCCTGTCATCCGAGATTTGACAGCAGGATCCATTTCCACAACGGCAAACGATATGGGTCTTTTTATGAAGGCTTTTTTCCGAAGTAAGGAAAATAAAGGTCTCTTAACTTCTGTTAGCTTTGATGAGTTTCACAAAACACAAATTGGTCCTGTTGCCAATTTTGAAATGAAACTGGGATTACCTGTGATGAAAACAAGTTACCAAGCAGATGGAAAAACGATTTGGTTTTATGGGCATTCTGGTTCTCTCCCACCTTTTTTTGCCGACTTAGTCTATGATCCTAATACGGAAATTGTTTCCTTTGTCGCTGGGAACACCCTGGGTTTACAAACAGGGAAACTAAAAAGTACCAATACACAAGTGATGCAAGTGTTATGGGAAGAAAAAATGGGCATACAACCAGAACCAAGCCCCCCACCCATGTTAGGCAATAAAGGAGCTCTTCCAGAGGAAGAAGGAATTTATATTTCTCCCATGGGGATCCACGAATACAAAAAAGGGAATCCGCCAACTCTCAGTTTGATGGGATTTGATGTAGGACTCATTGAAAAGGAAAATCGTTACGGAATCGACTTACGGGTATTATTCGGACTTATCAAAATTAACGATCCTAGTATCAATGAGATACGTGTTGAATTTGAATCTTGGGAGGGAAATTCTATTTTTACCTTATATTCCAAGGATCTTCCCAAAGGTGTCGCAGGAATCGGAGTTAAATTTAAACCAGACTACCGTTATCCGGATTCAAATTTTTTTGGGACCTTCGTCACAAAAGAACCATATGCCATCATTCCCAAACTCAAATTAGAAAAGGACAAACGAGGATTCCCTCTCTTAACCATATACTATTCATTAGGTGGAATGGAAAATACAGTCCAAGTTCCTTGCCAATGGGAAGGTGACAACACTCTTCGGATCTTAGGGTATGGGCGTAATTTGGGTGAGAGGCTTACCTTGGAGAGTAAAGAAGGAAAACCGTTTATCCAATACTCAGGTGGGGAATACCAAAAGGATTAA